A stretch of Cucumis sativus cultivar 9930 chromosome 2, Cucumber_9930_V3, whole genome shotgun sequence DNA encodes these proteins:
- the LOC101211215 gene encoding uncharacterized protein LOC101211215 codes for MTVSASFPVEINSATMVFSPLSSSINPNHHFRFGHSWSRTPQRRRSYCSIPQETNIVEPKHNEDRSRKKHPTKKVIRESSISQEGSPPPLVNALKVSAQQDAARFHFPGHNRGRAGPPSFTQLIGLKPFMHDLPELPELDNLFCPEGPILEAQQQAAKLFGASETWFLVGGTTCGIQAAIMATCSPGDHIILPRNSHVSVISALVLSGAIPKYIMPVYDSNWDIAGVVTPSQIGRAIKDLEVEGQKASAVFVTSPTYHGICSNLSKISQICHVKGIPLIVDEAHGAHFGFQPQLPLSALQQGADLAAQSTHKVLCSLTQSSMLHMSGNLVDRERVCRCLQTLQSSSPSYLLLASLDAARAQLSDNPDKTFNRAIDLAYQAKSKINKISGISILECPMLSNFPAVDPLRLTIGFQQLGISGYEADEILYKNHNIVCELVGNQSITFVINLGTSEDDIERLVSGIEDVSSFASVQRIEGRSKLSVSALFPNVKISLNPRDAFFVKKRRENIKECVGKVCGELICPYPPGIPVMIPGEIISEEVVDYLLHLKGKGASISGASDPKLSSLLVCNV; via the exons ATGACAGTTAGCGCTTCGTTTCCCGTGGAAATCAATTCTGCAACGATGGTTTTCTCACCTCTATCTTCCTCCATAAACCCA AATCATCATTTTCGGTTTGGTCACAGTTGGAGTAGGACGCCTCAGAGAAGAAGGTCTTATTGTAGCATTCCTCAG GAAACGAACATTGTTGAGCCAAAGCACAATGAAGACAGGTCAAGGAAAAAACATCCCACCAAGAAAGTAATTAGAGAATCTTCAATCTCACAGGAAGGTAGTCCCCCTCCTCTAGTTAATGCATTGAAAGTTTCAGCTCAGCAAGATGCTGCTCGCTTTCACTTTCCTGGGCATAATAGAGGGAGAGCAGGGCCACCATCATTTACTCAGCTCATTGGTCTGAAACCATTTATGCATGATTTACCCGAGCTTCCAGAGCTGGACAACCTCTTTTGTCCAGAGGGTCCAATTTTAGAAGCACAGCAGCAAGCAGCAAAACTTTTTGGAGCATCAGAAACATGGTTCCTCGTTGGAGGAACCACATGTGGAATTCAGGCTGCAATTATGGCAACTTGCTCACCAGGGGATCATATAATTCTTCCGAGAAATTCTCATGTATCCGTCATATCCGCTTTGGTGTTATCCGGTGCAATTCCAAAATACATTATGCCTGTGTATGACTCCAATTGGGACATAGCTGGTGTGGTTACTCCATCACAG ATAGGTAGAGCAATCAAGGATTTAGAAGTTGAAGGTCAAAAAGCATCTGCAGTGTTTGTTACTTCACCCACTTATCATGGCATCTGCAGTAATCTGAGTAAGATTTCTCAGATATGTCATGTTAAGGGAATTCCCTTAATTGTTGATGAGGCTCATGGGGCACACTTCGGCTTTCAACCTCAGCTACCTCTTTCAGCACTCCAGCAAGGGGCTGACTTAGCCGCTCAATCGACTCACAAAGTTCTCTGCTCTCTTACTCAGTCATCAATGTTACACATGTCAGGGAATCTTGTAGACAGGGAAAGAGTTTGTAGATGTTTACAAACTCTTCAAAGCTCCAGTCCTAGTTATCTTCTTTTAGCTTCGTTAGATGCTGCCAGAGCTCAACTAAGTGATAATCCAGACAAGACTTTTAATAGGGCAATAGATCTTGCATATCAAGCAAAAAGCAAGATAAACAAGATTTCAGGTATCTCAATCCTCGAGTGTCCCATGTTGTCTAACTTCCCTGCTGTTGATCCATTAAGACTCACTATTGGTTTCCAACAACTTGGTATCTCTGGCTATGAAGCAGATGAAATACTGTACAAAAATCATAACATCGTTTGTGAACTTGTTGGGAACCAATCCATTACATTTGTCATTAACCTAGGAACATCGGAAGATGATATCGAGAGACTGGTTTCAGGTATTGAGGATGTGAGCTCTTTCGCATCAGTTCAGAGGATTGAAGGAAGAAGCAAACTAAGTGTTTCTGCACTCTTTCCTAATGTCAAAATCAGCTTGAACCCTAGAGATGCCTTCTTTGTgaagaaaaggagagagaacATTAAAGAATGTGTGGGAAAGGTGTGTGGAGAGTTAATATGTCCTTACCCTCCAGGAATACCAGTAATGATCCCAGGGGAGATTATATCTGAGGAAGTTGTTGATTATCTGTTGCATTTAAAAGGCAAAGGTGCCTCTATTAGTGGTGCATCTGATCCTAAATTATCTTCGCTACTTGTATGCAATGTGTAA
- the LOC101211466 gene encoding mitochondrial import receptor subunit TOM7-1: MASKVSLRSKGKSSKSSSKSSEEKSATQAFKEWTTWAVKKAKVVTHYGFIPLVIIIGMNSEPKPQLSQLLSPV, from the coding sequence ATGGCGTCGAAGGTTTCTCTTAGGAGCAAGGGTAAAAGCTCCAAGTCTTCATCTAAGTCATCTGAGGAGAAATCCGCTACTCAAGCCTTCAAGGAGTGGACTACATGGGCCGTAAAGAAAGCTAAGGTCGTCACCCACTACGGCTTTATTCCTCTGGTCATCATCATCGGCATGAACTCCGAGCCTAAACCTCAGCTCTCCCAACTCCTCAGCCCCGTTTGA